CGGGCGCCGACGAGCTGGAGGCCGATGGGCAGCCCCGCCTCGTCCGTGCCGACGGGCACCGAGGCCGCGGGCTGCTGGGTCAGGTTGAACGGGTACGTGAACGGGGTCCAGCCCGTCCAGCGGCCGCCCCCGGTGCCGGCCGTCCCCGCGGTGCCGTCCGCCCCGGCCTCCGCCGGGGCCTCGCGGCCCGCCTCGAACGCGGTCAGCGGGAGCGCCGGCGTCACCAGCAGGTCGTAGGTGTCGTGGAAGAGGCCCATCCGGCGGCCGAGGGCCATCCTGACGTCCACCGCGGCCAGGTAGTCCAGCGCGCTGGAGGCAGCCCCGAGGGCGATGATCTCCCTCAGCCCGGGGTCGAGCAGGCCGCGCGCCTCGGCGCCGAGCGGCTCGGTGACGCGGGCCGCGCCGCTGAACCACAGGGTGTGGAACGCCTCCACCGGGTCCGCGAAGCCCGGGTCGGCCTCCTCCACCACCGCGCCCAGCTCGGCGAGCCGGCGCACGGCGCGCTCCACCGCCTCTGCGACCGCCGGCTGCACGCCGGCGTAGCCCCCCAGCGTCGGCGCGTACGCCACCCGCAGCCCGCGCAGGGCCTCGGTGGGCTCGCCCAGCTCGGTGCCGTCGTCCGCGTGCGAGAGCGCCTGCACGTAGCTGTCGCGCACCGGGCCCAGATGGGACCAGTCGCGGGAGTCCGGGGCGCTGATCACGTCCATCATCAGCGCGGCGTCGAGGGCGTCGCGGGTCATCGGGCCGACGTGCGCCAGCGTGCCGAACGCGCTCGCCGGATACAGCGGTACGCGCCCGTAGGTGGGTTTCAACGCGAAGATGCCGCAGAAGGCGGCCGGGATCCGCACCGAGCCTCCGCCGTCCGTGCCCAGCGACAGCGGCCCGGCGCCCATGGCCACGGCCGCCGCGCTGCCGCCGCTCGACCCGCCGGCGGTGCGCGAGAGGTCGTGCGGATTGCGGGTCACGCCGGACAGCGGGGAGTCCGTGACCCCCTTCCAGCCGAACTCGGGAGTGGTCGTCTTGCCGACGAGGACGGCGCCGTGCTCCCGCATCCGTGCCACCGACGGCGCGTCCTCGTCCCAGGACCCCTCCGGGGACACCGTCAGGGAGCCGCGCAGGGTGGGCGCGCCCCGTTGCAGCAGGATGTCCTTGACGGTCACCGGCACGCCGTCCAGCAGACCCATCGGCTCGCCGCGCCGCCAGCGCTCCTCCGACGCCCGCGCCTGCTCCCGGGCCTCCTCACCGGCTATCCGGACGAAGGCGTTCACGGAGGGCTGAATCTCCTCGCAGCGCCGCAGGGCGGCCTCCGTCACCTCGACCGGGCTGAGGGTGCCATCGCGGTAGGCGGCGATCAGCCGGGCGGCGGTCAGGTCTGTGAGTTCGGTCATAGGCACTTCCACGTCTCCCTCGGTTCCGTCACGTCCCTCGCGTCCCACACGCCTGCGTCCCTCGCGTCCCACACGCCTGCGTCCCTCGCGTCCCACACGCCTGCGTCCGTCACGTCCCACACGCCTGCGTCCGTCACGTCCCACACGCCTGCGTCCGTCACGTCCCTCATGCCCCTTGTGCCTGCGCTGCCTGCGCGCCCTCCGCGTCCCCGGGGGGCGGCGGCGGGCGGCTCAGGCGCCGGGCACGTAGCCGCGCTCCTTGTCGACGACGTTCGGCAGCGGCTCGCCCGCCTCCCACCGTTCGTACATGGCGACGAACTGGGCCGCGAGGTCGTCCCGCCAGCCGATGGTGTCGCCGCTCATGTGCGGGTTGACCAGCAGCCCCGGCGTGTCCCACAGCGGGCTCTCGGGCGGCAGCGGCTCCTGCTCGAAGACGTCCAGCGCGGCGCCCGCGATCCACCGCCGCGACAGCGCCTGAGCGAGGTCGGCCTCGACGACGAGGGGGCCCCGGCCGATGTTGACGAAGCGGGCGGAGGGCCGCATGAGCCCGAAGAACCGGGCGTCGAACATCCCCCGCGTGTCGTCGGTGAGCGGCGCCGCACTGATCACCCAGTCGGCGGCCGCCACCAGCGGTTCCAGGTCCTCCCCGCCGTGCACGCCGGGGCGCGCGCGGCGGCCGAGCACCGCCGTGGTGATCCCCAGCGCCTCCAGTGTCCGCGCGATGGCCACTCCGATGGGTCCCGAGCCGATCACGCAGGCGTGGTTTTCGGCCACTCTCTGGGTCTCGCGGTGCCGCCACTCGTGCCGGGCCTGGAGCGACCAGGTGGCCGGCAGGTCTTTTGCCATCGCCAGAACGAGGGCGGCGACGTACTCGGCGATCGGCTGGTCGAAAATTCCCCGCGCATTGGTCACCACGGTGTCCGAGGCGGCCAGCGCCGGAGTCATCAAATGATCGACGCCCGCACTGGCGGTATGCACCCAGCGTGGTCGCGGGCCTTCACCCGGCCATGCCGAGCGCACCGCGTGCGAGGCGAAGTCCCATACCAACAACACGTCCGCGGCGGGCAATTGAGCGGCGAGCGAGTCCTCGTCGGCGAATTCGATCCGAGTGCGCCCCGTGAGCGCCCCGAGCCGCGGAGGAGGCTCGGGGCCGAGAACGAGCAGGCTGGGAAGAGCGGCTTCGGACATCGGGATGAAACCCTCCTGCAACGGTGTTCCGCTTCCCTGGTCAGTGTCGACGTGGGCCTTCTCGAATATGCGGATTGACCACGCTGGCAGCCGAACCTACCTTCGTCAACACGGACCCTTTTACGTGTTCCGTGCGCACCACTGTCCCGACGTCCCGGCGCGTGCCGGTCTCTCGCTTCTTCCGGAGCTCCCCTCAGGGGCTTGCCGGCACCTGTTCGTGATCTCCCTGCCTGTTTCGGCTCGGAATGCCCCACACTGGTATCCGGTGGTCCTGCGGTGATCCTCCAGCCTCGGTGTCAATCCGGCCCCACGGCCGTCGCACCTCAATATCTCCTGGCTCGATCTTGAATTGGGGCTTGCAATGGACGTCTCGATCCTGGGTGGCCCCCACCCTCAGCGCGGTGTGGGGATCGTCGCGCCTTTCGATTTCGCACTCGACCGTGAACTGTGGCGTTGGGTTCCGGACGAGGTCTCGCTCTACGTGACCCGCACACCGTTCGTGCCGGTCGAGGTCAGCCTCGACCTGGCCCGGATGGTCAGCGAGCACGAGACCCTGGAGGAGGCGGTACGCGCGCTCAGCGTGGCCGAACCCGAGGTGGTCGCGTACGCCTGCACCTCCGGCAGTTTCGTCGGCGGTACCGCCGGTGAGCGGGCGATGGTCGAGGCGATGAACCGCGCCGGGGAGGCGGACTCGCTGACCACCTCCGGCGCGCTCCTGGAGGCGGTCAAAGAGGTGTCGGCCTCGCGCATCGCCCTGGTCACCCCCTACACCGACTCGGTCACCGGCGCCCTGGAGGACTACCTGGCCGAGGCCGGGGTGCAGGTCACCGGTCGGGCGGGGCTCGGCCTGACCCGGCACATCTGGAAGGTGCCGTACCGCGATGTCGTGGATATGGCACGGGAGGCGGTGCGCGGGGCCGCCGACGCGCTCTTCATCAGCTGCACGAACCTCCCGACGTACGACGTGATCCCCCAGCTGGAGGCCGAGCTGAGGATGCCCGTGCTGTCCGCGAACCAGGTGACGATGTGGGCCGCGATGCGGCGCCTGGGCACCCGGGCCGTGGGGCCGTACCAGGCGCTGCTCAACCCTCGTGCGTGGCCCGACGGCGTCCTCGACCAGCCGCCCGCGGCGGCCGGCGGCGGCCCGGTCCTTCCGGAGGGGCCGTCCACACCGGAGGCCGAGGGCGGCTGGGCGTGACCGCGGGCGAGGGCCGTGCGGCCCGGCCGGTCGGCCGGATCGCGGCGGCCGTCCGGGTAGGCGCGGACGAGCGGGTATAGGAACGGGCGAGGGCAGTGGCGGCCGGCCCCACGGCCACCCGCCGCCCCACCTGTCAAGGGATGGCGCACCCGTCACCGGGTGGCCCGCCCCACGTAGTACCCGCAGAAGGAGGCTGGACGTGACCGCACTGGGATTCCTGTATCCCGGCCACTCGGCGGAGGACGACTACCCGCGCATGGAGCAGCTGATCGGCAGCAACATCCGGCTGTCGGTCGTCCACACGGACATCGGCGAGGACGCGCACCGCGTCGACGCGCTGCTGGAGATGGGCTCCGCGGACCGCCTCTCGGCGGGGGTCGAAGAACTGCGCCTCGCCGGTGCGGAGGCCGTCGTCTGGGCGTGCACCAGCGCCAGCTTCGTCTACGGCTGGAAGGGTGCGCACGACCAGGTGCGGGCGCTCGCCAAGTCGGCGGGGCTCCCCTCGTCCAGCACGTCCTTCGCGTTCCTGCACGCGGCCAAGGAGATGGGCGCCGGACGGGTGGCGGTCGCCGCCACCTACCCCGACGACGTCGCCGAGCTCTTCGCGGACTTCCTGAAGGCCGGCGGGGTCGAGGTGCTGACGACCCGCGGCAGCGGCATCATCACCGCGGCCGAGGTCGGTACCTGGGGTCGCGACGAGGTGCTGGAGCTGGCGCGCGCCGGTGATCACCCGGACGCGGACGCGGTGCTGATGCCCGACACCGCCCTGCACACGGTGGCGTACCTGCCCGAGCTGGAGGAGGCTCTCGGCAAGCCGGTGCTCACCGCGAACCAGGTCACGGCGTGGGAGGGGTTGCGGCTTGCCGGGCGCCGCGTGAACGCCCCCGCGATGGGGGCGCTCTTCACCAAGGAGCCGTTGGTGCAGGTCAACGTCTGACCTCGGCCCCGATTCCCTTCGGGCACGCTGCCCGGGCCCGTCTCTGTCCGGGACCACCCCGGTTCCCCCCGGGCGCGCCGATCGTCCGGGGCCACCCCGGTGCCTTCAAGGGGCGCGGGGAACTGCGCGAGCAACCCCCACGTGCCGGTGGTCCGGAGGCGACAGAGACTGCCCCTTCGGGACGGTGGCGACCTGACGTCCCCCACTGCCTGAAGGGCGTGGGAGGTGCCCCCACCCCGCGCCCCTTGACAGGGCGCTTCGCGCCCATCGCCGGGGGCGCCCCCCACCGTGGGGGAATAAAGCGGAGCCCCCCTCCCGTTCGTCGTTGGGCGCAGTCCAACGACAGGAGGCACCCCCACGTGAACGCGAGCGACGCCGCCGCCCGGCCGGCCGAGGAGATCGTCGGAGACACGAGGGGCACCGCCCCCGTGCCGCTCTCGGTTCTGGACCTGGTCACCGTCGGAGCGGGGTACACCGCGACCGACGCGTTGCGCACCAGCGTCCGGCTGGCCCGGCTCGCGGAGCAGCGCGGCTTCCACCGCTACTGGGTCGCCGAGCACCACTCGATGCCCGGCGTCGCGTCCTCCTCGCCCGCCGTGATCCTGGCGCACCTCGCCGCCCACACCGAGCGGATCCGGCTCGGTTCGGGCGGCGTGATGCTGCCCAACCACGCGCCGCTGGTCATCGCCGAGCAGTTCGGCACCCTCCAGGCCATGGCCCCGGGCCGGATCGACCTGGGCCTCGGCCGCGCGCCCGGCACCGACGGCGCGACCGCCGCGGCCCTGCGCCGCACCGACCACCTGAACGAGGGCGCGGACGACTTCCCCCAGCAGCTCGCCGAGCTCACCCGGTTCCTGGACGACGACTTCCCCGACGGGCATCCGTACGCCCGCATCCACGCCGTTCCCGGCCCCGTCCAGGCGAACGCGGCCGGCGGGGTGCAGTCGCCGGCCCGGCCGCCGGTCTGGCTGCTCGGCTCGTCCGGCTTCAGCGCACGCCTCGCCGGTGTGCTCGGACTGCCGTTCGCCTTCGCCCACCACTTCTCGGCGCGGAACACCGTGCCCGCGCTCGACCTCTACCGGCAGTCGTTCACGCCGTCCGCGGTGCTCGACAAGCCGTACGCGCTGATCGGCGTCTCGGCGCTGGCGACCGAGGACGAGAAGGAGGCCCGCCGCCAGGTCATGGCGGCGGCGCTCAACATGGTCCGGCTGCGGACCGGACGCCCCGGCCTGGTTCCGACCCCGGAGGAGGCCGAGGCGTACGAGTTCAGTCCCGTCGAGCGTGAGTTCATCGACGGCTGGAACGCCAACGTGGTCCACGGCACCCCCGACGAGGTGCGGGCCGGCCTCGACGACCTCCAGAAGCGCACCGGCGCCGACGAGCTGATGATCACGGCCAACGCCCACAGCGGCGATCTGCGGGTGCGCTCCTACGAGCTGATCGCCGACGCCTACGGGCTGCCGCAGGAGTGAGCCCCGCCCCGGGCGTGGTGCCGGGCGAGCCCTGCCCCGGAAGTGGTGCGGGGCGAGCCCTGCCCCGGGCGTTCGGGGCGTCACGCCCGTAGGCACGCTCCCGCCGTCAGCATTCCGGAGATGTGGTCCGGGGCCACCGGCCGCGAGTACAGCCAGCCCTGGGCCATGTCGCAGCCGATGCGGCGCAGCCGGTCCGCCTGGCGCGGGGTCTCCACGCACTCGGCGGTCACGGAGAGGCCGAGCCGGTGCGCGAGCTGCACCAGGGCCTCCACGATCACCTCGTCGGCCGGGTTCGGGTGCGCACCGTCGTCGTACCGGAACCCGTGCACGAAGGAGCCGTCCAGCTTCAGCACCGAGACCGGCAGCCTGCTGAGGTAGGCCAGGTTGGAGTAGCCGGTGCCGAAGTCGTCGATGGCGATCCGCACGCCCATGTCGCTGAGCGCCTGGAGGGCCTGGAGCGGGCGTCCCGCGGAGCCCATCACCGCGGACTCGGTCAGTTCGAGCTGGAGCAGCCGGGGGGCGAGGCCGGTCTCGGCGAGGATCTCGGCGACGTCGGCCACCAGGTCGGAGTCCCAGACCTGGCGCACGGCGACGTTCACGCTCACGTAGACCGGTGGCACGTCCGGGTGGTCGAGCTGCCAGCGGCGGGCCTGGCGGCACGCCGTGCGCAGCACCCAGCGGCCGAGCTGCACGATCGAGCCGTCCTCTTCGGCCAGTCCGATGAACCGATTCGGCGTCAAGGGCCCGAATTGCGGGTGCTGCCAGCGCACCAGCGCCTCCACGCCGTGCAGCGCGCCGTTCTCCAGGCCCACCAGCGGCTGGTAGTCCAGGATGAACTCGCCCCGCTCGACGGCGGCCCTGAGCGTCGAGGACAGCGCCTGGCGGGTCATGCGGTGGGCGTTGCGCTCCGGGTCGAAGAGCGTCCAGCGGCCCTTGCCGTCGGCCTTCGCCCAGTACAGCGTGGTGTCCGCGGCCTGCATCAGGCCGGTGGCCGTGGTGCCCGCCATGCGGCGCTCGACCACGCCGATCGAGGCGGAGATCGTGAGGCGCTGCCCGGCCAGGTCGAAGGGCTCCTGGAGGGCCCGCAGCACCGACTCGGCGAGGTCCGCGACCTGGTCCGTGCCGGTCGAGTCCTCCACGAGCAGGGCGAACTCGTCGCCGCCCAGCCTGGCCACCAGGGGGGTGCCGGCGCGGCCCGACCCCGCCTGGTCCGCGCAGCGCGTCAGCCGCTCCGCCACGGCCGCGAGCAGCCGGTCGCCTACCCGGTGGCCGAGCGTGTCGTTGATCGCCTTGAAGCCGTCGAGGTCGAGGAAGCACAGCCCGATCCGGCCGGTGCCGCCGTCCCCGTAGGCGTTGATGAGCGAGGAGGAGCCGGACGCGCAGGAGGCGGTGCGGGCGGCGCCGGCCGAACCGGGTGTACCGGCCGCACCGGCTTCTTGGGGATCGCTGTCGTACCTGTCGAACCCGCCCGGTTCGAGGGCGTTGGTCAGCCGTTCGAAGAACAGGGTGCGGTTGGCGAGCCGGGTCACCGGGTCGTGCATCTGGAGGTGCCGCAGCCGGGCCTGGAGCTCGCGGCGGGCGCTGATGTCCAGGACGGACAGCAGCACCGCGCCCCCGGTCTCGTCCGCCGTCTCGCCGGGCGGCAGCGGCACGACCGTCACCTGGCCCCAGAGCGAGTGCCCTGCGGGGTGCTTCAGGCGCCGGGTGCAGCGCAGCTTGGTGCCCCGGCCGTGCAGGACCTCGCAGTACGCCTGCCAGGTCCGGGCGTCGGAGGCGAGGTTCAGCAGGTCCGCGGCGACCCGGCCGGTGGGGGCGGTGCGGCCGGCGCCGAAGATCCGCGTGAAGGCGGTGTTCGCGTGCACCACGATGCCCCTGCCGTCGACGACGGCCAGCGCGACGGGCGCGGCGTCGAAGGCGGCCAGGTGCACGGCGGGCGTGAGCCGGCCGACGGGCACGAGCGGCACGGGGGCGGGTGCGAGCGGGACGGCGGGCACGTGCCGGCCGCGGTCGCCGTCCGGCGTGTCGAGGACCGCCCTCGGCATCTGGGTGGGAGGCGCCGGGTGGGCGCCCGCGGGGCCGGTGGGCGCCGGGGTCCTGGGTTCCGGCGCGGTGGCGGCCGGGCCGCGGTCGGGGAGCGCGGGCGCGGGGGTGGGCGCCGGTGCGAGGGGTCCCGTGGCGAAG
The nucleotide sequence above comes from Streptomyces sp. TS71-3. Encoded proteins:
- a CDS encoding aspartate/glutamate racemase family protein, with translation MDVSILGGPHPQRGVGIVAPFDFALDRELWRWVPDEVSLYVTRTPFVPVEVSLDLARMVSEHETLEEAVRALSVAEPEVVAYACTSGSFVGGTAGERAMVEAMNRAGEADSLTTSGALLEAVKEVSASRIALVTPYTDSVTGALEDYLAEAGVQVTGRAGLGLTRHIWKVPYRDVVDMAREAVRGAADALFISCTNLPTYDVIPQLEAELRMPVLSANQVTMWAAMRRLGTRAVGPYQALLNPRAWPDGVLDQPPAAAGGGPVLPEGPSTPEAEGGWA
- a CDS encoding D-2-hydroxyacid dehydrogenase; protein product: MSEAALPSLLVLGPEPPPRLGALTGRTRIEFADEDSLAAQLPAADVLLVWDFASHAVRSAWPGEGPRPRWVHTASAGVDHLMTPALAASDTVVTNARGIFDQPIAEYVAALVLAMAKDLPATWSLQARHEWRHRETQRVAENHACVIGSGPIGVAIARTLEALGITTAVLGRRARPGVHGGEDLEPLVAAADWVISAAPLTDDTRGMFDARFFGLMRPSARFVNIGRGPLVVEADLAQALSRRWIAGAALDVFEQEPLPPESPLWDTPGLLVNPHMSGDTIGWRDDLAAQFVAMYERWEAGEPLPNVVDKERGYVPGA
- a CDS encoding bifunctional diguanylate cyclase/phosphodiesterase, whose amino-acid sequence is MPRAVLDTPDGDRGRHVPAVPLAPAPVPLVPVGRLTPAVHLAAFDAAPVALAVVDGRGIVVHANTAFTRIFGAGRTAPTGRVAADLLNLASDARTWQAYCEVLHGRGTKLRCTRRLKHPAGHSLWGQVTVVPLPPGETADETGGAVLLSVLDISARRELQARLRHLQMHDPVTRLANRTLFFERLTNALEPGGFDRYDSDPQEAGAAGTPGSAGAARTASCASGSSSLINAYGDGGTGRIGLCFLDLDGFKAINDTLGHRVGDRLLAAVAERLTRCADQAGSGRAGTPLVARLGGDEFALLVEDSTGTDQVADLAESVLRALQEPFDLAGQRLTISASIGVVERRMAGTTATGLMQAADTTLYWAKADGKGRWTLFDPERNAHRMTRQALSSTLRAAVERGEFILDYQPLVGLENGALHGVEALVRWQHPQFGPLTPNRFIGLAEEDGSIVQLGRWVLRTACRQARRWQLDHPDVPPVYVSVNVAVRQVWDSDLVADVAEILAETGLAPRLLQLELTESAVMGSAGRPLQALQALSDMGVRIAIDDFGTGYSNLAYLSRLPVSVLKLDGSFVHGFRYDDGAHPNPADEVIVEALVQLAHRLGLSVTAECVETPRQADRLRRIGCDMAQGWLYSRPVAPDHISGMLTAGACLRA
- a CDS encoding amidase, with translation MTELTDLTAARLIAAYRDGTLSPVEVTEAALRRCEEIQPSVNAFVRIAGEEAREQARASEERWRRGEPMGLLDGVPVTVKDILLQRGAPTLRGSLTVSPEGSWDEDAPSVARMREHGAVLVGKTTTPEFGWKGVTDSPLSGVTRNPHDLSRTAGGSSGGSAAAVAMGAGPLSLGTDGGGSVRIPAAFCGIFALKPTYGRVPLYPASAFGTLAHVGPMTRDALDAALMMDVISAPDSRDWSHLGPVRDSYVQALSHADDGTELGEPTEALRGLRVAYAPTLGGYAGVQPAVAEAVERAVRRLAELGAVVEEADPGFADPVEAFHTLWFSGAARVTEPLGAEARGLLDPGLREIIALGAASSALDYLAAVDVRMALGRRMGLFHDTYDLLVTPALPLTAFEAGREAPAEAGADGTAGTAGTGGGRWTGWTPFTYPFNLTQQPAASVPVGTDEAGLPIGLQLVGARHADALVLRAAHALYAAGVATGGLAAVPGTR
- a CDS encoding aspartate/glutamate racemase family protein, producing the protein MTALGFLYPGHSAEDDYPRMEQLIGSNIRLSVVHTDIGEDAHRVDALLEMGSADRLSAGVEELRLAGAEAVVWACTSASFVYGWKGAHDQVRALAKSAGLPSSSTSFAFLHAAKEMGAGRVAVAATYPDDVAELFADFLKAGGVEVLTTRGSGIITAAEVGTWGRDEVLELARAGDHPDADAVLMPDTALHTVAYLPELEEALGKPVLTANQVTAWEGLRLAGRRVNAPAMGALFTKEPLVQVNV
- a CDS encoding LLM class flavin-dependent oxidoreductase codes for the protein MNASDAAARPAEEIVGDTRGTAPVPLSVLDLVTVGAGYTATDALRTSVRLARLAEQRGFHRYWVAEHHSMPGVASSSPAVILAHLAAHTERIRLGSGGVMLPNHAPLVIAEQFGTLQAMAPGRIDLGLGRAPGTDGATAAALRRTDHLNEGADDFPQQLAELTRFLDDDFPDGHPYARIHAVPGPVQANAAGGVQSPARPPVWLLGSSGFSARLAGVLGLPFAFAHHFSARNTVPALDLYRQSFTPSAVLDKPYALIGVSALATEDEKEARRQVMAAALNMVRLRTGRPGLVPTPEEAEAYEFSPVEREFIDGWNANVVHGTPDEVRAGLDDLQKRTGADELMITANAHSGDLRVRSYELIADAYGLPQE